The following are encoded in a window of Thalassotalea insulae genomic DNA:
- a CDS encoding DUF2884 family protein, with protein MTAKNILLKTRALLPIFSLLALPLAHAEQCDININYGVVIDPVHIRVLEQGITYIQINHDNQLFIQGREVPLSSSQQATLSQYASDIRQQFPEIVSLAIEGVDVGLKAINKVIAGVTGENSSSHQKLQKKFEQLKWQLRMRLNQSAENFYIAPQEFDDFGEMFADQFEKEIESLITESIGSILFTVGEAIENHERAKEQEPGYSFEQRIEQMGSELELEMSSKVNALEAQADKFCDKLKEINGIEAQLIQQIPELAGFDLISSSD; from the coding sequence ATGACAGCCAAAAATATTTTGCTAAAAACTCGTGCGCTACTGCCAATATTTAGCTTGCTCGCCCTACCACTTGCGCACGCAGAGCAATGTGACATTAATATCAATTATGGCGTAGTAATCGACCCGGTTCATATCCGTGTGCTTGAACAAGGCATCACCTATATCCAAATCAACCATGATAACCAGCTGTTTATTCAAGGGCGAGAAGTGCCCTTATCGTCATCACAACAGGCAACACTTAGCCAATATGCCAGTGATATTCGGCAGCAATTTCCTGAAATCGTTTCTCTGGCTATTGAAGGGGTTGATGTCGGTTTAAAGGCAATAAATAAAGTGATCGCCGGTGTCACCGGAGAGAACAGCAGTTCACATCAAAAGTTACAGAAAAAATTTGAACAGCTAAAATGGCAGCTACGTATGCGCCTCAATCAAAGTGCGGAAAACTTTTATATCGCGCCACAAGAGTTCGACGACTTTGGGGAAATGTTTGCTGATCAATTTGAAAAAGAAATCGAATCATTGATCACTGAATCTATCGGCAGCATTTTATTTACCGTTGGCGAAGCCATTGAAAACCATGAACGAGCCAAAGAGCAGGAACCAGGTTATAGCTTTGAACAGCGCATAGAACAAATGGGGAGTGAATTAGAATTAGAAATGAGCAGTAAAGTTAATGCATTAGAAGCCCAAGCGGATAAATTTTGCGACAAACTCAAAGAAATAAACGGCATAGAAGCACAGTTGATACAACAAATCCCTGAACTTGCCGGCTTCGATCTTATTTCCAGTAGCGATTAA